Sequence from the Fragaria vesca subsp. vesca linkage group LG4, FraVesHawaii_1.0, whole genome shotgun sequence genome:
GTACAACTTCCCCAAGAGCGACATACCCAAAGACCCTGCAAGCCGAAAGCAATGCACGCCATGCAGAAACATCACTCTTAACGGGCAAGCTTTCGATCAGTCTGTGTGCTTCTTCCAACAGCCCAGCACGACCTAAAAGATCAACCATACAACCATAGTGTCCAACCTCTGGCACAAAGCCATACTTGCGAACCATGCTCTCAAAGCACCATACTCCCTCCCTGACAAGCCCTCCATGGCTACAAGCACTTAGCACTGCCAAGAAAGTGACTTCATTAGGTCGGCAGCCCTCCTCTTCCATTCTGTAGAAGAGCCTCAAGGCATTCCCTGCCTCCCCATGAACGCCATAACCTGAAATCATAGCTGTCCATGATTTCACATCCCTGTTTTCCATGCTTTCGAAAATGTCAAGAGCCTTGTCTAGGAACCCACATTTAGCATACATATCAACCAGAGCTGTTCCCAGAACCGCATCCAAAACCAATTTCTCCTCCTCCACATAATCCATGATGAACCTCCCTATACTTGGAGACCCAGAAGCAGCACAAGCTGAAAGCAATCCGGCCAATGTGGACGAATTGGGTTTCGTTCTTTCAAGTCTCATCAGCCGTAACAAAGCTACTGCTTCTTCCACCATGCCGCATTTTGCATACTTGTCCACCAAACAATTCCACAAAACAACATCCTTCACAGCAACTCCATCGAAAATTCGACGCGCCAATTCAATTTCCCCATTCTTTGCATACACATCAATCAAAGCAGTAACCACATGTAAGCTATCACAAAATCCCATCTTGATGCAGTAGCCATGAACAGACTCCCCTCCAAGGTAACTTCCCAACTCACCAATGGCTGATAAAAGATGCAGAACACTAGTTACACTCGCTTGAAAACCACCTCTACACATTTGCCTAAACAAGTCCACAATCACACGAGGCTGCGAAACATGAAGGTAACCACCCATCAAAGTATTCCATGAAACCAGATCATTTCTGTGAGGAAATTCATCGAACAAGTGATGGGCATCTTCAATCTTCCCAGAAACGCAGTAGAAATGTAAAAGGGTATTCTTTACACCGATAAACCCGCCATGCCCAGACCTCACAACAACCCCATGAATCCCTTGGCCAGTCTCAATGGCCAGTTCACGAGCACAAGCTTTGAGCGTGGTGATGAAAGAGAACTGGTCTAGAACAATACCACGAGCTCTCAAGTCATTGAAAACAAGAAAAGCTTTGTTTGGTTCGCCGCTAATGGAATAGGCTCTGAGCAATGTGTTGAACATGAAGAGATTTGGGTTTTGAATGTGGCTGAAAATGGAGGCTGCATATTGGATGTGGTGTATGGAAGAGGCGAGGAGCTTGCTCAAGAAGAAAGGGTTGTGATCAAGACCTGTCTTGACTATAGAGCCATGGATTTGGGAGATTTCTGAGACTTGT
This genomic interval carries:
- the LOC101307395 gene encoding pentatricopeptide repeat-containing protein At1g26900, mitochondrial-like, coding for MTQALALRLGQRFNLWPPENSKLVSLLQFCKQVSEISQIHGSIVKTGLDHNPFFLSKLLASSIHHIQYAASIFSHIQNPNLFMFNTLLRAYSISGEPNKAFLVFNDLRARGIVLDQFSFITTLKACARELAIETGQGIHGVVVRSGHGGFIGVKNTLLHFYCVSGKIEDAHHLFDEFPHRNDLVSWNTLMGGYLHVSQPRVIVDLFRQMCRGGFQASVTSVLHLLSAIGELGSYLGGESVHGYCIKMGFCDSLHVVTALIDVYAKNGEIELARRIFDGVAVKDVVLWNCLVDKYAKCGMVEEAVALLRLMRLERTKPNSSTLAGLLSACAASGSPSIGRFIMDYVEEEKLVLDAVLGTALVDMYAKCGFLDKALDIFESMENRDVKSWTAMISGYGVHGEAGNALRLFYRMEEEGCRPNEVTFLAVLSACSHGGLVREGVWCFESMVRKYGFVPEVGHYGCMVDLLGRAGLLEEAHRLIESLPVKSDVSAWRALLSACRVFGYVALGEVVQRVLAELNDDHPTNAMLLSGTYAIAGRLHDSSNMKDTVEEQMVRKENPVKEAGLSTIELDS